In Bacillus marinisedimentorum, a genomic segment contains:
- a CDS encoding cytochrome c biogenesis CcdA family protein gives MTSAADVTIWLAFGAGALSFLSPCTLPLFPAYLSYITGMSVKEIEEQKDKKVKTKVLLHSSFFLFGVSLIFISLGIGASYLGSWIQGLLSGDSGLLIQRLAGVFIVVMGLFVAGWINFKWLMKDKRFRFSKKPVGYMGTVFVGMGFAAGWTPCIGPIFASILLLAANEPAQGLVYTLAYVIGFALPFLVFSYFLGSARWVMKHSQVVMKAGGSLMVVMGILLYTGQMARISNTLLQFVQDTWFGKLG, from the coding sequence ATGACTTCAGCAGCAGATGTAACAATCTGGCTGGCGTTTGGGGCAGGTGCATTGTCATTTTTGTCGCCCTGTACGCTGCCGCTGTTTCCGGCTTATCTGTCGTATATCACCGGAATGAGTGTCAAAGAAATTGAGGAACAGAAGGACAAAAAAGTCAAAACGAAAGTGCTTCTTCATTCAAGCTTTTTCCTGTTTGGGGTTTCGCTGATTTTTATTAGTCTTGGAATCGGTGCGTCTTATTTGGGGTCGTGGATTCAAGGGCTGCTTTCCGGGGATTCGGGTCTGCTTATCCAGCGTCTGGCCGGCGTGTTCATCGTTGTGATGGGATTATTTGTGGCCGGCTGGATCAATTTCAAATGGCTCATGAAAGATAAAAGGTTCAGATTTTCAAAGAAGCCTGTCGGTTATATGGGCACCGTCTTTGTCGGAATGGGCTTTGCGGCGGGATGGACGCCGTGCATCGGGCCTATCTTTGCATCAATACTGCTGCTTGCCGCCAATGAGCCGGCACAGGGGCTTGTTTATACACTGGCGTACGTTATCGGGTTTGCGCTGCCGTTTCTCGTCTTTTCGTATTTCCTCGGGTCGGCAAGGTGGGTGATGAAACACAGCCAGGTAGTCATGAAAGCCGGGGGAAGCTTGATGGTAGTTATGGGCATTCTGCTTTACACCGGGCAGATGGCGAGGATTTCAAATACTTTGCTTCAGTTTGTGCAGGATACATGGTTCGGTAAATTAGGATAA
- a CDS encoding FusB/FusC family EF-G-binding protein: MSEPFIHNHQFNVVRKQGVIIQNALNSVTDKDVLEAVKYGAEAKVLDMFPEADGQQKHLLGLITDLKTEEQLTAYLEKLSEYRIPFPKMTEREVKKLFRKNKKLALPDWESINWTELTYLGWNDAGQNRKFIIYELDGKLTGIAGRYTPVGKKNICSLCNEYTNVALVTAVTEKSSGDQYRSLGNYFCADSEECNSNITDTEYLEKFIRNVKTK, translated from the coding sequence ATGTCCGAGCCATTTATTCATAATCATCAATTCAATGTAGTCAGAAAACAGGGAGTGATCATTCAAAACGCACTGAATTCGGTTACTGACAAAGATGTTCTTGAAGCAGTCAAATATGGGGCAGAAGCAAAGGTCCTCGACATGTTTCCTGAAGCAGACGGTCAGCAGAAACACCTGCTTGGCCTTATAACAGATTTGAAAACAGAGGAGCAATTAACAGCTTATCTCGAAAAACTTTCCGAGTATCGCATCCCTTTCCCGAAAATGACGGAAAGGGAAGTGAAGAAGCTTTTCAGGAAAAACAAGAAGCTGGCACTTCCGGATTGGGAATCGATCAACTGGACGGAACTCACCTATCTGGGTTGGAACGATGCCGGCCAAAACCGTAAATTCATCATTTACGAGCTTGACGGCAAACTGACTGGAATTGCGGGGCGGTATACACCGGTGGGCAAGAAAAACATCTGTTCACTGTGCAACGAGTATACAAATGTTGCGCTTGTGACGGCAGTAACGGAAAAATCCAGTGGAGACCAGTACCGGTCACTCGGAAATTATTTTTGTGCTGATAGTGAAGAGTGCAATAGCAATATCACGGACACGGAATATTTGGAGAAATTTATCAGGAATGTAAAGACAAAGTAA